GTTCCAGAAGGCCCAGATGGGGCTTGCATTTCCTTTATCACCTAGAAAGCTCACTACAGCCCCTGGGTATGGAGATAGCTCCATTTTAGAGGTAAAGGAATGTGGTCAGTAAATATGAAGCTGGGGCTGAAAACCAGTCTGACTCAAAGCCAGTGTGTGTGCCTTCAAAAGACCCTGGATTTGTGTCCCTCAAAATGACCTTGAGTGCCCCACTTTTGGAGTCTGACATGGGTTTCAATAGAGTTCTACAACTCGCTGGCTGTATACCCTTAAACAAGTCACTGCTTCTCTGTATCTCAGATTTTTTAATCCATAAAGTGAAGGCTATATGCGCCACTCACAGAGCTATTGGGAGATTTAAGATAACGTGGTGAGACAGTCCAGCAGAGGGTCAGGCCCTCCTCAGACCCACTGGGGAATATGAAGCCAtgtccctttccttccccctcttCTATTTCCCAGAAAGCCTTACCTTCAGTCTGGTCAGCtcctggagaaaaaaagaaagagggaggggtaAGCAGGAAACTCAGAGATCCAAGACCCATTAGCACCTGCCACTTCTCTGGAGGACTGGCCCCTTTCCTAGGAGAGCCAATACCAAAAGGAGAGGGAAGCCAGCTCCAGAGAGGCCTGGGATTCTCAAGCCCAGGATAAAGACTATTCACCTGAGAAGGATTACGTTTGCTCCCTCTTAGGCATGATCCCTTCCCATGCCCCACTCACATGTACTTACCCATCCCCGTTTGGAATAAtccaagaaaaagcaaaaaggccATAGCTTCCAGTTGCCCAGGTCCTGGGCCTGCCCTCTGGCCCATTGCCCAGGATGACAGCCCCTGGGGGAAACACCAGGCACGAAAAGAAAGGAACGTAGGGCTGGTTTTGGCAGGATCTAAAACCAGGCTCAGAAGTAAGGAATTCCAGAATCCAGGTTGGGGAGGTGGATCAGGTGTCCAAGTCTGGCTTTTGAAACAGGGAACAGCCAAAGTTGTGAGACGCCTGGGATTTCCGCAGCTACCAACGTGGTGGATGTGTCTCTGTCACAGCCTGGTCATGCAGAGACCGCTTCAGAGAGGTGCCTCCTTAGGGCAAGGCACCTGCCTGCTGGCCCCTCCCTTAGCCCCGCCTTCTTGGTTTAGCTCTGCTGGCTGTATTTGCCTCGGAGATCTGGAGTCTTTTCAGATATCTAGGCtgtgtgagggttagggtgaggCTCCCTAGCTCAAGGGCAGCCTGAGGCAaggcctgcaatcccaatggctgGCCAACTATCCCCAGGTTTCTCAGTCCTTCAGACCAGTTATGCTCCCCAGGCCTAAGGAGGGAGGAGCCTCCCTCCTTCCTTAGGCCTGGTATTTTAACCTAGGACACTGGGTTCTGCCCTGGGCCAGGGCCATTCCAGGCCTTTTCTCTAAACCCTCAGACTTCCTGCCGGTGGTGACTATGACTGGTCTTGCCAATCATCCCACAAGTATTTACTAACTACCTACTGTGTGATGGACAAAAATGGGGATTGACGTGAGTGCCCAGTAGCTGGAAAGGTCCTTCTTGGAAATGCCTTGAGAACCGAGACCTATGGGGGTTAagcaaagtgttttttttttttttaatatttatgttttagttttaggtggacaccatatctttatttttacatttatgtggtgctgaggatcgaacccagtgcctcctacatgctaggcaagcactctaccacaaccccagcccctaagcaaATTTGTTAACAAGGCAAGTATGGAAAAATTTCTCAAGTGGGGCATGCAGGTGGCTGAGGTTCAGGGAGAGAAGACTGGTGTGACTGGAGTGGGGGTCAGGCACATCCTCTGTGAGTGTGAATCTATAGCACTTGGAATATAGGTTGGACTCATGACTGAGGAAAAGCAGACCCTCAtggggtgtggtgatgcatgcctataatcctgtcaactctagaggctgagacaggaggattgcgagttcaaggccagcctcagaaatttagagaggtcctaagcaatttagcaaggccctatctcaaaaaataaaaagcagggtgtggtggtgcacacctttaaatcccagtggctgaggcaggaggattgcaagttcaaaaccagtctcagcaaatttagcgagaccctgtctcaaaataaaatagtccTTTTTAGACTAGTGGTGTGGTTCAATggtgaagcactcctgggttcaatccccagtacctgaataaataaataaataaataaatagggctagggatgtagctcagtggtaaagcatataCATCCCTTGGTTCGAtccatagtaccaaaagaaaaacagacccTACTTCTTCCCAACCCTCTTTCCAGAAGACTGGATGCCCAGGCTGGTGGTCAAAGAATTCCTGGAGTgggtgagcgtgtgtgtgtgtgggggggggggggcgggggaggcgcTGGATTGGGAAGAGGTCAAAACTGGGGAGGAGAGGGTAAGACACTGGGAGTTGTGGGAGGCTTTAAGTAGAGGATGGGCATGTTCAGTGTTTCTGGGGGTGGCATGTGGGTAGCTGACTGAGTTTGAAGAACAGATGGGAATGTACTTCCCTGTACAGGACCTGGggaatattttatgttatatctAGCAGCTAAGAATAAGCCCGGTCCTTTAAGAACCTTTGCCCTTCTCAAGCTCCCAGTGAGAATCTCCACCTTTCCTCTGAGTCCTGCCAACTCCCCTTTttcttgcggggggggggggtgtgggcgggggggggggactggggattaaacttagggacactcaaccactgagccacattcccagccctttttttttttttttttttttaatttagagacagggtctccactgagttgcttagcacttcgttttcatttctttggtaccgaggattgaactcaggggtacttgaccattgagccacactcccagccctattttgcattgtgtttagagacagggtctccctgagttgcttagcacctcactgctgctgaggctggctttgaactcatgattctcttgtctcagcctcccaagctgctgggagtacaggtgtgcaccgctgtGCCCGCTCTGCCAACCCCTCTTGCATTATCTGCCTACTCAACTAGAGTTTTTGTGGCCCTAGCTCCAGGAGTGACCCCTCTGCCACCCACATCAGCTGACTTCTCCTCAGGTCcctattttcccattttctatgCTCATAGCTCACTTTCTTTATAACCCTCTCCTGATCCCCAGCCAGGGGTGTTTCCCACTCGACTGTGAACATACATGGACTCCAATTGCACCATGACTTGGTAGTTAGCAGGGAATATGGTTGAATTAATCCAGGGATGTACATTAGTCAGGGATGAGGTAGTAGAATTTACATAAAAGGGGCCCAAATCCTAGGGGCATTGAGCATGGATATATGAGTGGTGGACCCTGTATAAGGGTTGTCTGTGTGCTGGGGTCGTCTGTATGCTAGGGACTGGAGATGAACGCTTTGAGGCATCATTCATCAGTATATGTATTAGGGGCTGACTCTCCTACCCTAAATCTGTCCAACTCTAGCAGGAGGGGCCTCAGGGCACTGTGTAGGGCCAAAATATGCTGCAGGTGCTAGGGACACTAATTCCACTGGGGAGGTGACACACAATCAGCTGGCCACCTAAACTCCCCCGCCCTGGGGAAGGAATGAGGGAACAGCTGCCACGTTATCAGGGACACATTTCCTGGGCGCCCGAGACCTGACTCAACTGATGCCCGCCCATAGAAGGAGGAGCCCTATTCCTGTGTTTCCCTCTTAGCCCAGTTACTCTCAGCCCCTCAGCCTGCCTCTAGTGATGTCACAGGCCACATGTCTGTGTTTACACCTTTATTGTCTGCTCCTTTGCCACCCCCAAGGATTCCTGGGCCCAAAATAGCACTGAGGCCCAATTATCCAAAGCTGCTGCAGTCTAGATAGATAGGCCCTCTCCAGGCCTGGGAGAGCGTTAGCAGGTTAGACTGCATTCCAGGCATGCTGAGTggtgggaagagaaggggaagtgGCTCATGAAGCAAGGTCCTCTCAATCCTGGATCAGGGGAGTCAGTAACAGCAGGATCAAAGCAGCAGCCTTAGGGGAGCCTGAGGCCCCTGCCAAGTCTGGGGGACAGAGGTCACTGCCTGTAGCGGGCCAATATGGGGAGCCACTAGAGGGTAGGAAGTGGGCCTCCGCCACTGTTTGGGAGATCCAGGCTTCTTCAGGGCCAATGGCTGCAAACAGCTCCTGACTCCCTCGGACAGCCATGCCCATGAGAACCCAAGAGCCTCCCTCAGTCTGGCATAGGAGGGGAGGTGCTGAGGTCACCTGCAGAGTTGAAGCCAAGAACAAATGGATCTGTTATCCTTCCTCCTGGTCCACTGCACCTCCCCTTGGGTCCAGCCACAAAGCACTATTGATCTCTATCCTTAGGAATCCTGGCCTCTGGTCTCTCCAAGGTCCAGCTAGGAAGTACTGCTTCTTCCCATTTGGGGTCCAACACCCAAGAATTCTAATCCTGGTCTCTCCAGATTCCAGCATACCAATACTCCTTCCCCTGACCAGGATGCCCAGGTCCCTGTACCTCACACCTGTCTTCTTGCCCTTCTGCATATAGGACACAGAAAGTCCCAGGGGGCAGAATGCCCTGATAGAGGCAGTGACAGAGCCGTGGTGTCAAGATGGAGACAGCAGTAGCTATAGGGActagggagaagaaagagggttGTCCCAGGGTTCTGGCCTCCAGTCACACCTCATTCCCATGACCCAGGGCTCTCACCTCGGTCCTGGGGATCCTTCCAGCCCAGCACCCAGCAGCTGGCCCCTGGGGGGACACCCCCTTGGTGAAGGCAGATGGGCAGGGCTGAAGGGGAAGGCTCTACCCGGGAGCTCAGCTCCAGGAGGGCCAGAGGGGGCCCAAGTCCCAAGTGGCGGGGCAGGCGAATGCTGATGACCAACCGGGATACCAGGCGGCCATGTGGGAGGGGactggcccctgccctgcccagatACACTTCAATGTGGGGCACTGTTGTAGAGCCTAGCCTGTTGGAAGAAGGACTAGTGTCACCTTCTGGTTCCTCTCATTGCTGGTAAAGTCCTTTCCAGCccaggggtaagggaagaatggTTATGTCACTAACTCCTTCATTATTCCTCTTTCCAAATCTCTCTTCTATCTTAAAACATCTTACACAAAAAATCCAAACCCAACCAAACTGACAATAAAAATCTCTCAAAGTAGCTTCCCTGTGCTGTAAGAGCCCTAAAAGGAAAACATCCCGATATTGTAAGAATCCTTTGGATCATCTCCCATTTTTTCCCTCCAGCCTCTTACCTAGAGATGAGGGAGACCCACCTAAGGACACAATGAGTGGCTGCCAGGACCCAGCCTGGGGCCACGAGGATCCCAGTGCAGACTCGATCCCCAGCCACATGCACCTCTGCCAGCCAGGGCCATAGCATTCCCTTCTGAGCTGCTTCAGGTCGCAGGCCACAGGCTAGGGAGAAGAAGTGGCCACCTAAGTATGAGTTCCACAGGTGATCTCTGAAGCCTCTCTCATAGATATAAGCATCTCCTGGAACTCCAAAGCCCCAAGGGTCCCCTGCTCACCACCATGCTCTGTGTGTGGGGGACAGGTCTGGGTCTCAGTCTCCTCCCCATCAGGGCCCCAGTCCCAGGCTAGCTGTTCCTCCAGGTAGGCTCCCCGAGTTACATGGCTGATCCATGGGCTATGGGTCTGTAGTGGGGAGAAGGCTCGGGGACGGAGACAGGTACTGGAGAAGTCTCCAATTCCAGCCAGGAACCAGGTCCCCTCCTCCTGACACATAAGGCTCCAATGAGAGTCATTCTGCAGTAAGAGTAAGGTGTGTTAATAGCATACATGTTTTGATCCTGTAGAGAACATCAGCATTCTGGGGGCTTTCCGGAACCCCAGATTCTCCATACGGAAACAACAAGTCCCAGCTCTTCCAAACTAGATTCTAGTACTAATTTGTGTAAGCATTCAGCCCTCACTTTAGGATTCTCCTTAAACTTCGGGGTAGACAGAAACCCCAACACCTGCTCAGAGTCCGCCCCAACCCCCTCCCTACCATCCAGGATCCGGCTCTGCCCCCACTTGGATCCCATTCCCCTCTTAGCCAGGCTTCCTGTGCCTGTGCCAGATCCCTCGGTCTCTCCCTGGGTCTACAGACCCCGCCCTTGTCGCTCACCCAGCAGCGGcccggctcctcctcctcctggtagGAGGGGCAGAGTTGGTGAGGTGACTGTCCCGGCAGCGGCACGGACGCCCCCTTGTGGCCATACAGACAGTGACACCACCAGCCACCTAACAACTCGGCCTCAAACTGTGCGCTGGGGCCAAGCGCCGGTTCTGGGAGGGGAAAAAGCAGGGATCTCGTGCTGTGGCCGAGTCTGTCCCCGCTCTGCCCCGCCCCAACCAGCGCCAGACTCCTGCGCACCCCCGCGGCCCCAGCGAGCCAGGCGGCAGCGGCTCCCAGGCAGGAAGTAGTGTTCCGGGTAGGGTAAGCACACGGCGCGCGGGCCTGAGCTCAGGTTCACGGGCGCGTCCAGCTGCAGCAGCGCCAGGTCTGAGGCGTCGTCCCACGTAGCGTTCTGGTGCGGTACGAAGCGCGACACCCGCTCCGAGCGCGGACGTGAGGGCAGCAGTACCCGCCAGGAGTCGAGGTCGCGGGGTGGGTTATCAGAGGTGATCGAGCTGCGGGATGGAGACGCTGGGGACGTGCGCATATCCCGCACATACGGCTGGAAACCGCGCACCCCAGACTTTGATTTTATCTCCAGGCTAGAATCCCTCTTCCAAACAGGAACCATAGCCCCACCCCAGTTCCAAACGTGTTCTCAGATTCCCTCATGCTGGATCGGACGTACACTACCCTCTACCCCTCCCAGCTAGATTAGGACCCCTCTTTATGGAGCTGAATCCTACACCTTGGAATCTGATCCCGCGCTCCAGTTTGCAGCCccaccaccctccaccctccacacccGGCACAAAGGGCTGAACCAACTAGATGGAGTCTCATGCGGATGGATGGAGAAGAATCTCCCTGTGCTGTGGATTCTCACTCACTCCAGAAAGCAGCTGGCAGGTGCCAAGACCCAGCTTTCTGACACTAGCGTTCCATGGCAGGGTCTAGATCCTGGCACTATAACTTGGGCCTCCCAGGGCCAGACCCCTGGTCGCCGAGCCTTGCCGCATTCTGAGGAGTGAGAGACCAGGGTTAGGGAGGCTTCAGAGCCCTACTTAACTCCAGCAGTCTTCACCCCAACTCAAATCTCCCCGGTCTCCAACTCCCATCCAGGGCTCCTGCCCCCTCACCTGGCAGAGCAATGGTGCAGTTCTCCTCCCTGGATTCCCAGGGGCCTGTCTGGGATTCCTGGGGCTGGTTGGGAAAGGCAGGCCCAGGCTCCAAACCCATCACCTGTTCCCGGATCCATGTCTCATAGGGAGCCACAGCAGTGAAGACTCCAGGGCGGTTCCTCCTTCCACAGCCAAAGCCAAAACTAGTGATTCCTGCCTGGAACCAGCGGCCGCCTTCTTCACAGACCAAGGGTCCCCCAGAGTCACCCTAATAATAGGTGATTTGTGTCGGGAGACCAGCCCAAGGATGCACTGGCTTTTTCTGGCGGGTGGCAAAAGTTCACCTTTTATTGGCCTTACTCAGCCCCTTCTAGAAATCTCCAGTGGCTGTCCCTTGTTCTCTGTATTCCCTACAcctctaaagaaaagaaagtcttgTAAAACAAAGACTGAGCAGCCACAGCCCAGAGCACCAAATTAACCCATTAAAGACCACACAAGAATAGgggcagtggtgcaagcctgtaatcccagcggcggCAGCAGGctggcagaaggatcttgagttcaaagccagcttcagcaaaagtgaggcattaaacaactcagccagaccctatctctacataaaatacaaaataggactggggatgtggctcagtggtcaagtgctcctgagttcaatccctggtacccccacccaCACCCCCAAAAAACCCACACAAGAGAACCCTGAAGATCTCATTCAGAGTCAAATGATTCTTGTCTAACAAATAATCCAAATAAACCCTTGTCTTTGATTTCTAAGTTCACTCaatttttgtctttgctttttgtttctttgtggtgctggggctagAACTCAGGGCCTAACAAattcactctgccactgagcccccacCCAGttgttaaaaaagtaaataaaaaataccagCATTAAGGAGGAAGATGCTGTTAGAAACAGGCAATCTGTCTATTCAGTAAAATGGGACAGATGGAAAGCAAAAAGGATGAAGAATTACAATGAGCAGACACTGGGGTCATTGGATGCTGGAGCATTGTCCCTAATGTATCTCTGTAACCCAGGTCAGGGTCAGCATCTCTGTGGCCTAaggatatttgtttgtttttggtgctgggatttttgtttttggtgttctaccactgaggtacaaccccatcctattctatttttcattattagagtcttgctaaattgctgggcctaaaacttgtgttcctcctgcctcagcctcccaagtgctgggaattttttttttttttttttttttttttagggactaaccctaaccctaaccctgagctactgggattactggctgtaccactgtgcctggcaaaaaaaaaaaaaaaaaaaaaaaatttttttttttttggaagtactggggtttgaatgcAGGGCGTTGTAcctgctaggcatgtgctctatcactgaactatacctccacCCCAATTCCATAAGCAATCTTGCCCGCTTTTTGCAGAAGAGGCTCAGCGAAATATTTGTCTATTACTTAGCTGCTTCCTACAGGTTAGGGATCTGGTTCTGCCAGGTAGGTGCAGGGTCCTTTCCTCACCTGGCAGGTGTCCCTCCGTCCCTCTGGGTAGCCAGCACACAGCATCCCTGGCAATAGCTGGAAAGTGAGGTTGAAGGGGCCAGGCTGGCTGTAGAGACACTGACAGGCGGCCTCTCCCAGAAGCCTTAGCTCCACTTCCTGTAGCACCCAGGGGAGAGGCAGAGGGTCTGGGGGCAGAAGCAGAGAGCAGATACTGTGAGGTAGGTATAGAGCACCCAGTTCCCCAGGGCTGTTTTGTCTCCTCCAGTTACCTCCTGGTCATCAAGATCCCCATGGCATCCTGGCCTACCACATTCCCCACATCTTATCATGCTTCTCTTCCCATGTTCTCATCTCAGGCATAGCCTCAGCAAGCATCCAGTGAAAATTGTCATGTGCAGGTTGTACACTGAACAAAGGTCCCATCCAACAAAGTATACATGTAGGGGCTAAAATCATTAAGCTCTGAGCCCTGACATGGAGTTTTGTTGGTCCAGAAAGTGCCTCCTTTGAACAAAGATGTCATATAGACTACATGTGGTTCTATATTGAGTTGCAAAGCATGGAATCTGGCTGTCATCTCTAATCCCTTTCTCAAGTTGTCTTTTCTCAGTCAATTCCCAAGTCATTTGTGACTTCTCAGCATTCTTACAGCAAC
The sequence above is drawn from the Urocitellus parryii isolate mUroPar1 chromosome 9, mUroPar1.hap1, whole genome shotgun sequence genome and encodes:
- the Prss36 gene encoding polyserase-2 isoform X2; the encoded protein is MSQHLFLPLVIFAINPIPRAFQDSALSPTEEPEDLDCGHPEPSARIMGGSDAQPGTWPWQVSLHQGRGHICGGSLIAPSWVLSAAHCFVTNGTLEPASEWSVLLGVHSQDGPLEGTHVRSVAAILVPDNYSKVELGSDLALLRLASPAKLGPTVRPICLPRASHRFVHGTACWATGWGDVQEADPLPLPWVLQEVELRLLGEAACQCLYSQPGPFNLTFQLLPGMLCAGYPEGRRDTCQGDSGGPLVCEEGGRWFQAGITSFGFGCGRRNRPGVFTAVAPYETWIREQVMGLEPGPAFPNQPQESQTGPWESREENCTIALPECGKARRPGVWPWEAQVIVPGSRPCHGTLVSESWVLAPASCFLDSITSDNPPRDLDSWRVLLPSRPRSERVSRFVPHQNATWDDASDLALLQLDAPVNLSSGPRAVCLPYPEHYFLPGSRCRLARWGRGEPALGPSAQFEAELLGGWWCHCLYGHKGASVPLPGQSPHQLCPSYQEEEEPGRCWNDSHWSLMCQEEGTWFLAGIGDFSSTCLRPRAFSPLQTHSPWISHVTRGAYLEEQLAWDWGPDGEETETQTCPPHTEHGACGLRPEAAQKGMLWPWLAEVHVAGDRVCTGILVAPGWVLAATHCVLRLGSTTVPHIEVYLGRAGASPLPHGRLVTSAPPLLCQTEGGSWVLMGMAVRGSQELFAAIGPEEAWISQTVAEAHFLPSSGSPYWPATGSDLCPPDLAGASGSPKAAALILLLLTPLIQD
- the Prss36 gene encoding polyserase-2 isoform X1, producing the protein MSQHLFLPLVIFAINPIPRAFQDSALSPTEEPEDLDCGHPEPSARIMGGSDAQPGTWPWQVSLHQGRGHICGGSLIAPSWVLSAAHCFVTNGTLEPASEWSVLLGVHSQDGPLEGTHVRSVAAILVPDNYSKVELGSDLALLRLASPAKLGPTVRPICLPRASHRFVHGTACWATGWGDVQEADPLPLPWVLQEVELRLLGEAACQCLYSQPGPFNLTFQLLPGMLCAGYPEGRRDTCQGDSGGPLVCEEGGRWFQAGITSFGFGCGRRNRPGVFTAVAPYETWIREQVMGLEPGPAFPNQPQESQTGPWESREENCTIALPECGKARRPGVWPWEAQVIVPGSRPCHGTLVSESWVLAPASCFLDSITSDNPPRDLDSWRVLLPSRPRSERVSRFVPHQNATWDDASDLALLQLDAPVNLSSGPRAVCLPYPEHYFLPGSRCRLARWGRGEPALGPSAQFEAELLGGWWCHCLYGHKGASVPLPGQSPHQLCPSYQEEEEPGRCWNDSHWSLMCQEEGTWFLAGIGDFSSTCLRPRAFSPLQTHSPWISHVTRGAYLEEQLAWDWGPDGEETETQTCPPHTEHGACGLRPEAAQKGMLWPWLAEVHVAGDRVCTGILVAPGWVLAATHCVLRLGSTTVPHIEVYLGRAGASPLPHGRLVSRLVISIRLPRHLGLGPPLALLELSSRVEPSPSALPICLHQGGVPPGASCWVLGWKDPQDRVPIATAVSILTPRLCHCLYQGILPPGTFCVLYAEGQEDRCEVTSAPPLLCQTEGGSWVLMGMAVRGSQELFAAIGPEEAWISQTVAEAHFLPSSGSPYWPATGSDLCPPDLAGASGSPKAAALILLLLTPLIQD